One genomic window of Nitrospirota bacterium includes the following:
- a CDS encoding carbonic anhydrase, whose translation MSDRHESSRREFLYRASLTALGVALSSSLTSCSSGPPFRTEESTDPAKALQALMDGNRRFMEAKLMPHDWNLERRNAVVTGEQPFASVLCCSDPRVPPEVVFDQGLNDLFIVRGAGHTVTDQVLGSLEYSITGLKPPVRLIVVLGHQDCGAIKAAIKEVFNNVTPPGNLASLTKAIRPAVELVRELPEDRRLPEAAKHNVLLVVRQLREDKYLGPLLKDKKVHVVGGIYQMETPIESGRVEFFTATP comes from the coding sequence ATGAGTGATCGCCATGAGTCGTCCCGCCGTGAGTTTCTCTATCGAGCCTCTCTCACGGCCTTGGGGGTCGCCCTGAGCTCGAGTCTGACGTCCTGTAGTTCGGGCCCGCCCTTCAGGACCGAGGAATCCACCGATCCCGCCAAGGCGCTCCAAGCCTTGATGGATGGAAACAGGCGTTTCATGGAAGCCAAGCTGATGCCGCATGACTGGAACCTGGAACGCCGCAATGCGGTGGTGACCGGCGAACAGCCGTTTGCCTCGGTGCTCTGCTGTTCCGATCCACGGGTCCCGCCCGAAGTCGTATTCGATCAGGGCTTAAACGATTTGTTCATTGTCCGAGGCGCCGGCCATACGGTGACCGACCAGGTTCTCGGGAGCCTGGAGTACAGCATCACCGGCCTCAAGCCTCCCGTTCGGCTGATCGTCGTGCTGGGGCATCAGGATTGCGGGGCCATCAAGGCCGCGATCAAAGAAGTGTTCAACAATGTCACGCCGCCGGGCAACCTCGCGAGCCTGACCAAGGCCATTAGACCGGCGGTTGAATTGGTGCGGGAGCTGCCGGAAGATCGGCGGCTGCCCGAGGCCGCCAAGCACAACGTGCTCCTCGTGGTGCGCCAGTTGAGAGAGGACAAGTACCTCGGGCCGCTCTTGAAAGACAAGAAGGTCCATGTCGTCGGCGGGATCTATCAGATGGAAACGCCCATCGAATCGGGCCGAGTGGAGTTCTTCACGGCCACGCCCTAA
- a CDS encoding HD domain-containing protein, with product MILPNYEFFGWTIQDPIHGGITFGPIEKAIIDHPLFQRLHGLRQNSLLYLVFPSANHTRFDHSLGVMSLSGKLFEHIIRNQDKILEAGNSRKTYQDPFRLDDPLIKQSIQQLRSDHYFKVALLASALFHDIGHGPLSHLFDRFFPSVEEVLRWTDIPGYKHIHARLSLETKSTTSISHEIMSCIVAAKVLSDIDPTLRHHGISTERMILDICAIIDDRIPPSDYFQATTYKTHSLLHEIISSDLDADRMDYLLRDSRMCGVNYGLYDPDRILKSMCTYALSDTGELHLAVRNSGLGALEDLLLSRYQMHGQIYCHKTNRACNAMLEKIRGRLVSAKWSWYDGCHSLDALLATFAGFNDHKFVDLLQQETADHGAGKVKEIAHKLFTERKLFKRAYEDRGSTNAPSPSTAKEAETRWRDFQGRLQAKGIRFTEDVFPNKGPKLHKPNYYLKVLKKHPSLGHYMVHELKDVSSVAHYLPELEITYRVYCKEPYVKEAKALLL from the coding sequence ATGATTCTTCCAAATTACGAATTCTTTGGCTGGACGATACAAGACCCCATACATGGTGGAATAACTTTTGGTCCTATTGAAAAAGCAATAATTGACCACCCGCTGTTTCAGCGCCTTCACGGCCTTAGGCAAAACTCCCTCCTATACCTAGTTTTTCCATCAGCAAACCACACAAGGTTTGACCATAGCCTAGGAGTAATGAGCCTGTCGGGAAAACTATTTGAGCACATTATTAGGAACCAAGATAAAATCCTCGAAGCTGGCAACTCTCGCAAAACTTATCAAGATCCTTTTCGTTTAGATGATCCCCTAATCAAGCAATCGATACAGCAGTTAAGAAGCGACCACTATTTTAAGGTCGCACTTCTGGCGTCAGCACTATTTCATGATATTGGGCATGGCCCACTTAGCCACCTCTTTGACAGATTCTTCCCTTCTGTCGAAGAGGTACTTCGCTGGACAGACATACCTGGATACAAACATATCCACGCACGGCTCAGCCTTGAAACAAAATCGACCACATCAATCTCTCACGAAATAATGTCATGCATAGTTGCCGCCAAAGTTCTCTCTGATATTGATCCAACCCTTAGGCACCATGGCATTTCCACAGAACGGATGATCCTGGACATTTGCGCAATTATAGATGATCGAATACCGCCCTCTGACTACTTTCAAGCCACTACCTATAAAACGCACTCCTTGCTGCACGAGATTATATCGAGTGATCTTGACGCAGACAGGATGGATTACCTCTTAAGAGACTCACGTATGTGCGGCGTCAACTACGGCTTGTATGATCCTGATAGAATTCTAAAGTCCATGTGCACCTACGCCCTTTCAGACACCGGGGAACTTCACCTAGCCGTACGAAATAGCGGCTTGGGCGCATTGGAAGATCTGCTACTTTCACGTTATCAAATGCATGGTCAAATCTATTGCCACAAGACAAACAGAGCATGTAACGCCATGCTTGAAAAGATTCGCGGCCGCCTCGTTAGTGCAAAGTGGTCTTGGTATGATGGATGCCATTCTCTAGATGCACTACTGGCGACTTTCGCTGGGTTCAATGACCATAAATTTGTAGATCTGCTGCAGCAGGAAACAGCTGATCACGGCGCAGGAAAGGTGAAAGAAATCGCACACAAACTGTTTACGGAGCGTAAGCTCTTTAAACGCGCCTATGAGGACCGTGGCAGTACTAATGCTCCATCCCCATCAACGGCAAAAGAAGCAGAAACGCGGTGGAGGGATTTTCAGGGACGTCTCCAAGCAAAAGGAATTCGTTTCACCGAAGATGTATTCCCAAACAAAGGGCCTAAACTACACAAGCCAAACTACTATTTGAAGGTACTAAAGAAACATCCCTCTCTCGGGCATTATATGGTCCACGAGCTTAAGGACGTTTCTTCCGTAGCTCACTACCTGCCCGAGCTAGAAATCACCTATCGGGTTTACTGCAAAGAGCCTTACGTGAAAGAGGCCAAGGCCTTGCTTTTATAA
- a CDS encoding methionine adenosyltransferase → MSRHNYLFTSESVTEGHPDKIADQISDGILDAIIAKDKHCRVACETILTTGIAFVAGEISTKAYVEIPDIIRDVIKDVGYTDATWGFDYHTCSVLTSIHQQSGDIAMGVDTGGAGDQGLMFGYASNETTELMPMPIVLAHKLTRRLAEVRKKNILPWVRPDGKSQVTIEYRDGKPVRIDTIVVSTQHSPDVTSKQIERDVIEKVIKPVMPKRIFDPVSVKFYINPTGRFVTGGPMGDTGLTGRKIIVDTYGGVGSHGGGAFSGKDPSKVDRSASYMARYIAKNIVAAGLADKCEVQLAYAIGVADPVSILIHGKDTEKVSLDLIDKLVRRHFPMTPRGIIEHLKLRRPIYRQTAAYGHFGRNEPGFTWEKTDKARILRKEAGL, encoded by the coding sequence ATGAGCCGACACAACTATTTGTTCACGTCCGAATCGGTCACGGAAGGCCATCCGGACAAGATCGCCGATCAGATTTCCGACGGCATCCTGGATGCCATCATTGCGAAGGACAAGCATTGCCGGGTCGCCTGCGAGACGATCCTGACCACCGGCATCGCCTTCGTGGCCGGCGAAATCTCCACCAAGGCCTACGTCGAGATCCCGGACATCATCCGGGACGTCATCAAGGACGTCGGCTACACGGACGCCACGTGGGGATTCGACTACCACACCTGCTCGGTGCTGACCTCGATCCACCAGCAGTCCGGCGACATCGCCATGGGCGTGGACACGGGCGGCGCCGGCGACCAGGGCCTCATGTTCGGCTACGCCTCCAACGAGACGACCGAGCTGATGCCCATGCCCATCGTCCTGGCCCACAAGCTCACCCGCCGCCTGGCGGAAGTGCGGAAGAAGAACATCCTTCCCTGGGTCCGGCCGGACGGCAAATCGCAGGTCACCATCGAGTACCGGGACGGCAAGCCGGTTCGGATCGACACGATCGTCGTCTCCACCCAGCACAGCCCGGACGTCACCAGCAAGCAGATCGAGCGGGACGTCATCGAAAAAGTCATCAAGCCGGTCATGCCCAAGCGGATCTTCGATCCGGTCAGCGTGAAGTTCTACATCAACCCGACCGGCCGTTTCGTGACCGGCGGCCCCATGGGCGACACGGGGCTCACCGGCCGCAAGATCATCGTGGACACCTACGGCGGCGTGGGCAGCCACGGAGGCGGGGCGTTTTCCGGCAAGGACCCGAGCAAGGTGGACCGGTCGGCCTCCTACATGGCCCGGTACATCGCCAAGAACATCGTGGCGGCGGGGCTGGCCGACAAGTGCGAAGTGCAGCTGGCCTATGCGATCGGCGTGGCCGATCCCGTGTCCATCCTGATCCACGGCAAGGACACGGAGAAAGTGTCCCTGGACCTCATCGACAAGCTGGTGCGCCGGCACTTCCCGATGACGCCGCGCGGTATCATCGAGCACCTGAAGCTGCGGCGGCCCATCTACAGACAGACGGCGGCCTACGGCCACTTCGGCCGGAACGAACCGGGCTTCACCTGGGAGAAGACCGACAAGGCCAGGATCCTGCGGAAGGAAGCGGGCCTCTAA
- a CDS encoding adenosylhomocysteinase, producing MDYDVKDINLADQGKLKIEWAEATMPVLRLIKKRFQKEKPLKGMRVTACLHVTTETANLAITLKAGGADVRLCASNPLSTQDDVAAALVKHEGVPTFAIKGEDNKTYYKHIESAVEHRPQVTMDDGADVVSLIHSKRKDLLKYVIGGTEETTTGVIRLRSMANRKVLKFPVISVNDAETKHLFDNRYGTGQSTIDGIIRGTNRLVCGSVFVVAGYGWCGRGVAMRAKGLGADVVVTEVDSVKALEAVMDGFRVMPMSDAAKIGDFFVTVTGNLKVIRGEHFAAMKDGAIVSNSGHFNVELDIPALERMSKKRLMVRPGVEQFTLRNGRRVSLLGEGRLVNLALAEGHPSSVMDMSFANQALGAEYIVKNHKMLEKQVYPVPAVIDKEIARLKLVGMGINVDKLTKEQEKYLASWEMGT from the coding sequence GTGGATTACGACGTGAAAGACATCAACCTGGCGGACCAGGGTAAACTCAAGATCGAATGGGCCGAGGCCACCATGCCCGTGCTCCGGCTGATCAAGAAGCGGTTCCAGAAGGAAAAGCCGCTCAAGGGCATGCGGGTCACCGCCTGCCTGCACGTGACGACGGAGACGGCCAACCTGGCCATCACGCTCAAGGCCGGCGGCGCGGACGTGCGCCTCTGCGCCTCCAATCCGCTCAGCACGCAGGACGACGTGGCGGCGGCGCTGGTCAAGCACGAGGGCGTCCCGACCTTCGCGATCAAGGGCGAGGACAACAAGACCTACTACAAGCACATCGAGTCCGCCGTCGAGCACCGGCCGCAGGTCACGATGGACGACGGGGCCGACGTGGTCTCGCTCATCCACAGCAAGCGCAAGGACCTGCTCAAGTACGTCATCGGCGGCACGGAGGAGACCACCACCGGCGTCATCCGCCTCCGCTCCATGGCCAACCGCAAAGTCCTCAAGTTCCCGGTCATCTCGGTGAACGACGCCGAGACCAAGCACCTCTTCGACAACCGCTACGGCACGGGCCAGTCCACCATCGACGGCATCATCCGCGGGACGAACCGTCTGGTCTGTGGCTCGGTCTTCGTCGTGGCCGGCTACGGCTGGTGCGGGCGCGGCGTGGCGATGCGGGCCAAGGGCCTGGGCGCGGACGTGGTCGTGACCGAAGTGGATTCGGTCAAGGCCCTGGAAGCGGTCATGGATGGGTTCCGGGTCATGCCGATGAGCGACGCGGCCAAGATCGGCGACTTCTTCGTCACCGTCACCGGCAACCTGAAGGTCATCCGCGGGGAGCATTTCGCGGCCATGAAGGACGGGGCCATCGTGAGCAACTCGGGCCACTTCAACGTGGAGCTGGACATCCCGGCGCTGGAACGGATGAGCAAGAAGCGGCTGATGGTCCGGCCGGGGGTCGAGCAGTTCACGCTCAGGAACGGCCGGCGCGTGAGCCTGCTGGGCGAAGGACGGCTGGTGAATCTGGCGCTGGCGGAAGGCCACCCGTCGAGCGTGATGGACATGAGCTTCGCGAACCAGGCGCTGGGCGCGGAGTACATCGTGAAGAACCACAAGATGCTGGAGAAGCAGGTGTATCCGGTGCCGGCGGTCATCGATAAAGAAATCGCAAGGCTGAAGCTGGTGGGCATGGGCATCAACGTGGATAAGCTGACCAAAGAGCAAGAGAAGTACCTGGCCAGTTGGGAGATGGGCACGTAA
- the ccsB gene encoding c-type cytochrome biogenesis protein CcsB: MLRSLFLFDMTFWLYLAALGLYVGYVLAKRPAMQLAPAGHPGFGSEENPWATQIGQVATIVTIFGWVVNTLALGTRAYERMQLSGTFAPWSNQFEAMAYVSWAIILGYVLLEFRYRIKAIGAFVVGIGFIAMGAASLLPYRYQTAEPLVPALNSYWIYIHVSVTLTSYAAFAMAGGLGLMYLVKERAERRGSRSNFVAALPDLETIDELGYKAIMVGFPLLAFGIILGAMWANYAWGGYWSWDPKETWSLIVWLIYGAYIHARMTHGWEGHRAAVYAVFGFLMVIFCFWGVNFLLSGLHAYA; this comes from the coding sequence ATGTTGCGGTCGCTCTTTTTATTCGACATGACGTTCTGGCTCTACCTGGCGGCCCTGGGGCTCTACGTGGGCTATGTGCTCGCCAAGCGTCCCGCGATGCAACTGGCGCCGGCCGGCCATCCCGGCTTCGGGTCGGAAGAGAACCCCTGGGCCACGCAGATCGGCCAGGTCGCCACGATCGTGACGATCTTCGGTTGGGTGGTGAACACGCTGGCGCTCGGCACCCGCGCCTACGAGCGGATGCAGCTGTCCGGCACCTTCGCCCCCTGGTCCAACCAGTTCGAGGCCATGGCCTATGTGTCCTGGGCGATCATCCTGGGCTACGTGCTGCTGGAGTTTCGGTACCGGATCAAGGCGATCGGCGCCTTCGTGGTCGGGATCGGGTTTATCGCGATGGGCGCCGCCTCGCTGCTGCCCTACCGCTACCAGACGGCCGAGCCGCTGGTGCCGGCGCTGAACAGCTACTGGATCTACATCCACGTGTCGGTCACGCTCACCAGCTACGCCGCCTTCGCCATGGCGGGCGGCTTGGGGCTCATGTATCTGGTAAAGGAGCGGGCCGAGCGGCGCGGCAGCCGGTCGAACTTCGTGGCGGCGCTGCCGGACTTGGAGACCATCGACGAGTTGGGCTACAAGGCCATCATGGTCGGGTTCCCGCTGCTGGCCTTCGGCATCATTTTGGGCGCCATGTGGGCGAACTACGCCTGGGGCGGGTACTGGAGCTGGGACCCGAAGGAGACCTGGTCGCTGATCGTCTGGCTGATCTACGGCGCCTACATCCATGCGCGGATGACGCACGGCTGGGAGGGGCATCGCGCCGCCGTCTATGCCGTGTTCGGCTTCCTGATGGTGATCTTTTGTTTCTGGGGCGTGAATTTTCTCTTGTCGGGATTGCACGCCTACGCGTAA
- a CDS encoding NUDIX domain-containing protein translates to MKSDRQLRAQSLAKRFKETGRKPVVLEFAGVPKAGKTTTLGQIQAFLKRCGFRVSVVVERASVCPIRDKKHANFNIWTTCTTLSKLLENTQSPPRPDDPDVLILDRGLFDSLCWLTMMVRLSRLRREDLRAINSFLRLDEWKKKISAVFVMVASPKDSLMRERGYLPVTGAAGSIMNPEVLDQVLKTTRDMAKRLQSEFRINIIDTSSKKLRDNAQATAEHVADIALDVIEEQLREDILCIPKVKIASAFSRKVCLKTLETSKVLKCFQEFGRFQPREEVEKDANLVQAIPVVIVRNRTGDILQLRRREASYTNPLHEKLVIWAGGHVRSEDGTSKEAILRCAVREIQEELCLSIEPDKLKLLGSVYVRKGERTSKHAAIVYEWRADTDDVAVALSNAEFFERRGNSLSGRFVSVNNLVRDISGGKVEEVWSQEIVREFIVSDPSAFPLRLFE, encoded by the coding sequence ATGAAATCTGACCGCCAACTTCGCGCACAAAGCCTTGCAAAAAGATTCAAGGAAACTGGGCGTAAACCCGTAGTGCTCGAATTTGCAGGCGTACCTAAGGCCGGCAAGACGACAACCCTAGGCCAAATTCAAGCGTTCCTAAAAAGATGTGGCTTCCGAGTGTCTGTTGTTGTCGAGAGGGCCTCTGTTTGCCCGATCCGCGATAAAAAGCACGCGAACTTCAATATCTGGACTACGTGCACTACCCTCTCCAAACTTCTTGAAAATACACAGAGCCCACCACGTCCCGATGATCCTGATGTTCTTATTCTTGATCGAGGTCTTTTCGACTCTCTCTGTTGGCTCACTATGATGGTGAGGCTCTCTCGACTCCGTCGTGAGGACCTGCGTGCAATAAATAGTTTCTTGCGTCTTGATGAATGGAAAAAAAAGATCTCCGCAGTCTTCGTGATGGTAGCTTCTCCAAAAGATTCGCTCATGCGCGAGAGAGGGTATCTGCCTGTCACAGGTGCTGCGGGGTCTATCATGAACCCGGAAGTGCTAGACCAGGTGCTAAAAACTACCCGAGATATGGCCAAGCGCCTGCAGAGCGAGTTTCGCATTAATATCATCGACACATCTTCAAAGAAGTTGCGTGATAACGCACAAGCGACTGCAGAACACGTCGCCGATATCGCACTTGACGTTATTGAAGAACAATTGCGTGAAGATATTCTTTGCATCCCTAAAGTAAAGATTGCGTCAGCCTTTAGCCGTAAAGTGTGCCTCAAAACTCTAGAGACATCCAAAGTGCTCAAATGCTTTCAGGAGTTTGGGCGCTTCCAACCGCGCGAAGAGGTCGAGAAGGATGCCAATTTAGTGCAGGCCATTCCCGTGGTGATCGTACGAAATCGGACAGGCGACATACTGCAACTTCGAAGGCGAGAAGCAAGCTACACCAATCCGCTCCACGAGAAATTAGTAATATGGGCTGGAGGCCATGTTCGCAGCGAGGATGGTACTAGCAAAGAAGCGATTCTCAGATGCGCCGTGCGAGAAATTCAGGAAGAATTGTGCTTGAGCATTGAACCAGACAAACTGAAGCTCCTGGGGAGCGTATATGTGAGAAAAGGCGAGCGCACGTCCAAGCACGCGGCCATTGTCTATGAGTGGAGAGCCGATACTGACGATGTGGCTGTTGCATTAAGTAACGCAGAGTTTTTCGAACGCCGAGGCAACTCACTCAGTGGTCGTTTTGTTAGCGTTAATAACCTTGTTCGGGATATCTCAGGGGGCAAGGTTGAGGAGGTGTGGTCACAGGAAATTGTCCGCGAATTCATCGTTTCAGATCCTAGCGCATTTCCTCTCCGATTGTTTGAATGA
- a CDS encoding DUF4135 domain-containing protein, whose amino-acid sequence MNRRTAAMVLSSVRRALERGDLAAGRLLPPIVERRRGSSAILGYPGGRLGRPVVENAFLLPAAAPWREAFSRLEEFASRHGEWYRLLRPENGRVHGVCLRAVYGVSVLGHEARSGPVARLLVRKHLRALDLLLRRLKTDLGGPARVRDIEVLPGDPHREGQHTVRVVLRDGPAFVYKARSVEAEGLLFGKGGDSLAELANQFLAREGRPERLPLLDVRRGSGRFGRHYGYIGWVDAAPHLRPMRRGPFQVRAIRVTGPAARRLWRDAGLLAAFAHWAGIADLHQDNLVVGLGHDGVLRYHPVDAEFFGVELDDLESTLLLRASIRQGAQSHLHAGFEYECQPCGREADQWGFYLVRGSWRLQRIQRGVPEVYASLVFDGRNRIGYRPYLADFLSGLLSGCDLISRHHDAFRALLRRGSRNCYLRHIVRATRVYWDELRPRLAGPARPGGRPRLRPSEVRQLEHLDIPYFVRRGLSRAVYYYDPYPRRLRRAGPLPVIARATAGLRPLRPEHFPLLLQDALDHVLPARAPVQVEADGLSLRRRRGSHKTHFEGKVRDGVWSVRLDSRRGVAGVTVYPLGEAERREHQAVGCKPGRAIAREQKNR is encoded by the coding sequence GTGAACAGACGCACTGCGGCCATGGTCCTATCTTCGGTGCGCAGGGCCCTGGAGCGGGGGGACCTGGCCGCGGGCCGTCTGTTGCCGCCGATCGTCGAGCGCCGGCGCGGCAGCAGCGCCATCCTCGGCTATCCGGGCGGTCGCCTCGGTCGGCCGGTGGTGGAGAACGCCTTCCTGCTTCCCGCGGCAGCCCCTTGGCGCGAGGCGTTTTCCCGTCTGGAGGAGTTCGCATCCCGGCATGGGGAATGGTATAGGCTGCTCCGGCCTGAAAATGGCCGTGTGCATGGAGTCTGCCTGCGCGCCGTGTATGGAGTATCGGTCCTGGGCCATGAGGCGCGGTCAGGCCCTGTGGCCCGGTTGCTTGTGCGCAAACACCTGCGGGCGCTGGACCTCCTGCTGAGGCGGCTTAAGACGGACCTCGGGGGCCCGGCCCGGGTCCGTGATATCGAGGTCCTGCCCGGAGACCCTCACCGTGAGGGCCAGCACACGGTGCGCGTTGTCCTGCGGGACGGTCCGGCATTCGTGTACAAGGCTCGGTCTGTGGAGGCCGAGGGGCTCCTCTTTGGCAAGGGTGGCGATTCCCTGGCCGAACTGGCCAATCAATTCCTGGCCCGAGAGGGGCGGCCGGAACGTCTGCCCCTGCTCGATGTCCGCCGCGGCTCGGGGCGATTTGGGCGGCACTACGGATACATCGGCTGGGTGGACGCCGCTCCCCACCTTCGACCCATGCGGCGCGGGCCGTTTCAGGTCCGGGCGATCCGCGTCACAGGGCCCGCGGCGCGCAGACTCTGGCGGGACGCCGGTCTTCTGGCCGCGTTCGCTCACTGGGCCGGGATTGCAGACCTGCACCAGGATAACCTGGTGGTCGGCCTCGGCCATGACGGGGTCTTACGCTACCATCCGGTGGATGCGGAATTCTTCGGGGTCGAGCTCGATGATCTGGAGTCCACCTTGTTGCTCCGCGCTTCAATCAGACAGGGCGCGCAGAGTCACCTCCACGCGGGCTTCGAATACGAGTGCCAGCCCTGCGGCCGCGAAGCCGATCAGTGGGGTTTCTATCTCGTCCGTGGGTCCTGGCGCCTGCAGAGGATTCAGCGCGGCGTCCCGGAGGTCTATGCCTCCCTGGTCTTCGACGGCCGGAACCGGATCGGATATCGCCCGTATCTCGCGGACTTCTTGTCCGGCCTGCTGTCCGGCTGCGACCTCATCTCGCGGCACCATGATGCCTTCCGGGCATTGCTTCGCCGCGGCTCGCGGAACTGCTACCTACGCCATATCGTCCGTGCCACGCGCGTCTATTGGGACGAGCTGCGGCCGAGGCTCGCGGGCCCGGCACGCCCCGGGGGCAGGCCCAGGCTGCGGCCTTCCGAGGTGAGGCAGTTGGAACATCTGGATATACCCTATTTCGTCCGCCGGGGCCTCAGCCGGGCCGTGTACTACTACGACCCTTACCCCCGCCGCCTGCGCAGGGCCGGCCCCCTGCCAGTCATCGCGCGTGCGACAGCCGGACTCAGGCCGCTGCGGCCCGAGCATTTCCCGCTCCTGCTCCAAGACGCGCTGGACCATGTGCTGCCGGCCAGGGCTCCGGTCCAGGTCGAGGCAGACGGGCTCAGCCTGCGGCGAAGGCGGGGTTCGCACAAGACCCATTTCGAAGGGAAGGTTCGCGACGGCGTGTGGAGCGTCCGTCTGGACAGCCGGCGAGGAGTGGCCGGAGTGACAGTCTATCCCCTGGGCGAAGCCGAGCGGCGCGAACACCAGGCGGTAGGCTGCAAGCCGGGCCGCGCCATTGCGCGCGAACAGAAGAACCGGTGA
- a CDS encoding cytochrome c biogenesis protein ResB codes for MNGDQPVVVEGPARKSSPGLGWNELSAELVELFASIKLAMFLFLVLAMMATIGTVIQQNERPEVYIKEYGEEAYRWFLRLGFTDVYHTWWFTGLLGLLCINSLTCFHKRFPAVWRSMQQDKVNVALPFIKGMKHQAEIPVAGSKEGVAEGIVQMLAEKGYRVLAKNDANEATLYGTKGVMGRVGAHMAHLSATVIVLGGLIGSYWGFQEFGVCLEGQTYHIPKGNFDLKVDKFWIDYHPNGSVKSYNSTLTVLEGGKEQLTKTISVNDPLVYKGIWFYQSSYGDAWDRVEVARLNIKDKDTDKVVGTVDLEWNKEKRVDNLGLKLAVTDFVADFGFNSSEKKVFSKTVEHANPAIKLAITEQPTPKAVTVQATPWIFYNYPDLFDIKDSKYRFELVGYQPKKFTGLQITKDPGVNIVWIGSTMIVVGITLSSFIYHRRLWAKVIPREGGVTVHIGGSTHKSQIDFQKEFKKLTEKIKTIQS; via the coding sequence ATGAACGGGGATCAACCCGTCGTCGTTGAGGGGCCCGCCCGCAAGTCCAGCCCTGGTCTGGGGTGGAACGAGTTGTCGGCAGAGCTGGTCGAGCTGTTCGCCTCGATCAAGCTGGCGATGTTCCTGTTCCTGGTGCTGGCCATGATGGCCACCATCGGTACGGTCATCCAGCAGAACGAGCGGCCCGAGGTCTATATCAAGGAATACGGGGAGGAAGCCTACCGCTGGTTTCTGCGCCTGGGCTTTACGGACGTCTATCATACCTGGTGGTTCACCGGCCTCCTCGGTCTGCTCTGCATCAATTCCCTGACCTGTTTCCACAAGCGCTTTCCCGCCGTCTGGCGGTCCATGCAGCAGGACAAGGTGAACGTGGCCCTGCCCTTCATCAAGGGGATGAAGCACCAGGCCGAGATTCCCGTCGCCGGCTCCAAGGAAGGGGTCGCCGAAGGGATCGTGCAGATGTTGGCGGAGAAGGGCTACCGCGTCCTGGCAAAGAACGACGCGAACGAGGCGACGCTCTACGGCACGAAGGGGGTCATGGGGCGCGTGGGCGCGCACATGGCGCACCTGAGCGCGACTGTGATCGTGCTGGGCGGCCTGATCGGCAGCTATTGGGGGTTCCAGGAGTTCGGCGTCTGTCTGGAAGGGCAGACCTATCACATCCCCAAAGGGAACTTCGACCTGAAGGTGGACAAGTTTTGGATCGACTACCATCCGAACGGTTCGGTCAAGTCCTACAACAGCACGCTGACGGTGCTGGAGGGGGGCAAGGAGCAACTTACCAAGACCATCTCGGTCAACGATCCCCTGGTCTACAAGGGCATCTGGTTCTACCAGTCCAGCTACGGCGACGCCTGGGACCGGGTGGAGGTGGCGCGCCTGAACATCAAGGACAAGGACACGGACAAGGTCGTCGGCACCGTGGACTTGGAATGGAACAAAGAAAAGCGCGTGGACAATCTGGGGCTGAAGCTGGCGGTGACGGATTTCGTGGCGGACTTCGGGTTTAATTCGTCCGAGAAGAAGGTCTTCTCCAAAACCGTCGAACATGCGAATCCGGCGATCAAGTTGGCCATCACCGAACAGCCCACTCCGAAGGCCGTCACCGTCCAGGCCACGCCCTGGATCTTCTACAACTACCCGGACCTGTTCGACATCAAGGACAGCAAGTACCGGTTCGAGCTGGTGGGATATCAACCGAAGAAGTTCACGGGCCTGCAGATCACCAAGGACCCGGGCGTGAACATCGTCTGGATCGGCTCGACGATGATCGTCGTCGGCATCACCCTCTCCTCTTTCATCTACCACCGGCGGCTCTGGGCGAAGGTGATTCCCCGCGAGGGAGGGGTGACGGTCCACATCGGCGGCAGCACCCACAAGAGCCAGATCGATTTTCAGAAGGAGTTCAAGAAGCTGACGGAGAAGATCAAGACGATACAGAGCTGA
- a CDS encoding methyltransferase domain-containing protein, producing the protein MPHRQSSQLPAAEKYARLAPDYDTKWSFYVEATTRETIARLGLRPADRVLDVGCGTGALLSRLSRSHPSAQLSGVDPAPEMLAVARRRLPAAVDLREGLAERLPFEEGQFDVVVSCNMFHYIRQPLTALREMNRVLRPGGRLVITDWCDDYLTCRACDLYLRLFSRAHVKVYRERECARLLREAGYARVDIDRYKINWLWGLMTAMATKGT; encoded by the coding sequence ATGCCCCATCGCCAATCATCACAGCTTCCCGCCGCCGAGAAGTATGCCCGCCTCGCGCCCGACTACGACACGAAATGGTCATTCTATGTGGAGGCGACGACTCGTGAGACGATAGCGCGGCTCGGCTTGCGGCCCGCCGACCGGGTGCTCGATGTCGGCTGCGGCACCGGAGCGTTGCTCTCCCGTCTCTCGCGCTCGCATCCTTCGGCACAGTTGTCCGGCGTCGATCCTGCGCCGGAGATGCTGGCGGTTGCCCGCCGCAGACTTCCGGCGGCTGTCGATCTTCGGGAGGGGTTGGCCGAGCGTCTGCCTTTCGAGGAGGGGCAGTTCGACGTCGTCGTCTCCTGCAACATGTTCCACTACATTCGGCAGCCCCTCACGGCGCTGCGCGAAATGAACCGGGTCTTGCGTCCGGGAGGCCGCCTTGTCATCACCGACTGGTGCGACGATTACCTGACATGCCGTGCGTGCGACCTGTATCTGCGGCTGTTCAGCCGCGCGCACGTCAAGGTGTACCGCGAGCGGGAGTGCGCGCGCCTGCTGAGAGAGGCCGGTTACGCCCGGGTGGATATCGACCGCTACAAAATCAACTGGCTGTGGGGCTTGATGACGGCCATGGCCACGAAAGGGACATGA